TAATGCATAAAATATTAGAATCTTACTACGAAAATCCTCGGGAAATGAAATTACTTTTTTATTATCCGTCAGATGAATACATCTCCTATTTAATGACAGTAAATGAATTAATATTTGCAGATGAAATCGACTGCAGAGATTTATTCCAGAAAAATGATTCCAGAGAAAGAATTGTGATATTTGAACTTTAAAAATAATCTTGATTTCTAAGAATACTCTTTTTTTGATACTGACATTATTTTTGAAACAAAATAAGACTACGAGGTAAAATAAAATGGAAAATAAACATATTCATGAAAACGAATATATAAAAAATAAAGATAAAACACAAAATAAATACCATATTCATGAAGCAGCTTATATGGACGAACATATGCAGGAATATGTAGGACAGCATATATATGAACATACACATATAGATGAACATGGGAAAGCTCATACACATACTCATAATCCAGAAACCGTAAAAAATGAATTGAATCGTATTGCCCGCATTATCGGCCATATGAAGTCAATCAAGACGATGATTGAATCGGGGAGAGACTGTAGTGAAGTTCTTATACAGTTAGCAGCAGTTGATGCCGCAATAAAGAGCCTAAGCAGAGTTATTTTAAAAGAGCATATGTCAACCTGTATCGTCGATGCGATAAAAACAGAAGATACTGAAGCAATTGAAGCATTGAATGAAGCAATAGACAAATTTATAAAATAAAATACTAATTTGAGGGACTAAAGAAACGAAAACCAGAAATTTGATAGAAAAGAAAATGTGAAGATAGTCGCTTCGTAGAAAATGCCTGACCGGCATTTTTACTGGCTCCGACATCACATTTTCTTTTCTATCAAATTTCTGGTTTTCTGTCCTTTGGCTCCAGATGGAAATTAGTATTTAAATCTTGGATGGGAATAAGGGGATTGTCCAGAAGGCTATGGTTTTTAATCAGAGAACTGTTTCCCCATAAGAAATTCGCCATAAAAAAATAGCAGTGAAGGTCAAAGCCTTCCAATTAATAAGATTTCTTTCTCTATAATTCCGTTAAAATTTCGTTAACAATTCCTTTTCCTTTAGAAGACCGGCTACAAATCCAGTGGGAAAATATTCTCCTCTGGAGATTTTTATTCTAGTGAAAACCATAGACTTCTGGACAATCCCCTCTTTTTCCCTCAGACTAAA
This Anaerobutyricum hallii DNA region includes the following protein-coding sequences:
- a CDS encoding metal-sensing transcriptional repressor, yielding MENKHIHENEYIKNKDKTQNKYHIHEAAYMDEHMQEYVGQHIYEHTHIDEHGKAHTHTHNPETVKNELNRIARIIGHMKSIKTMIESGRDCSEVLIQLAAVDAAIKSLSRVILKEHMSTCIVDAIKTEDTEAIEALNEAIDKFIK